One Triticum dicoccoides isolate Atlit2015 ecotype Zavitan chromosome 3B, WEW_v2.0, whole genome shotgun sequence genomic window, AGACCCTCACCAGAGAGGGATGGGGTGACTCGGAGGCTGGACCCCTCCGGCCAATTCTCCATGGGATCACTTTACAATGAGATTTTCAGGGCAACCCCTAGGATCAACCTGTCCGGTACCACGCTTAAGGCCGAGGGAACGACCCGCGTCACCTGCTACGCGAGAGGAAGGGAGAGCCTCGCCGCCTTTGGCGCCGATCAGGCTTCGCCCGGCCATGCCCTCTGGCGGCGGCAAGGTAGGAGGAGGGATGGCGGTGGGGATCGAGTAGGTGCGGGAGGGGATGGGGTTCCAGAGGGGAGGGCTGAATCTGAATGAAAACTCGCTCCAAGTCAAGTCCTAGTGATTCAAaagtcaaaacggtgaaacacAGATAGCTGGACGGGCATTAAATGGGCCTAGTTAAGGGCTACGCCATGGCTGAGAGAGGGGTCAGCAGCCTAGCACAATCTCCCTGCACGCTGCCATGCATTCTGGCCGGCGATCTAAACCCTAAACGAAGCATAGGCTCTACACGGCCCGATCTCACGTCAGGAGACAAATCGCAAACTAGCTGACAAGGAGGGGCAGGGTAGGCGGCTATAGCCACCTAGGCTGGGGTGAGCTCAAAACGAACAAGCATGAAGCTAGAGACCCCAGACGCCAGTAGTAGGAGTAACGTCCTGCATCTGCGTGCTGCGTGCTGCGTGCTGCGTGCGCGCATGCAGGCAGCAGGCCCCTGAGTGAATTAAGCAAAGGGTCGACGCCATTGCACATCGTGCTCTCTTGTGCCGCGGGATTTCGCGAGCGGCCGGTGGATCCGGTACACGCGCAGTCCACGCGTAGCGTGCTTCTGTAGTAGTAGCACGTACGTGTTTTGGCTCACGGCGCATCCATCAACCCGGCTACGTACGCCGTCCGTCCGTACGGCGCGCGTGCCGCCGTGATGTGTCCTGTCACACTCTGTAGCACGGTACAATGTTGTCGTGTGATATACACTGTCACTAGCTACTAAGCTTTGATTCCCCTCTGTTGACGGACGCACAAAACGGCCCCGCGCTGCATGCACGCCCGCCCGATTGGACAAGCCGTGCCGGCGACGCTGTACGGGCGCACGCCTGCACAGCCCAGAGGAATAAAGGGAAAGGAGGAGTACCAGAAGCCGGGGCCGGCCGGCTGCCCCGCcgcgagctagctagctagctggtggCGAGGATCGAGGCGGCCGGACGCGCGCGCGGCCGGCAGCGGCAGGATGGACAAGACAAGAGAGATCGCGAGATGCCGGCCGCTGCGGGCGTGCATGCATGCACAGCTAGGGCGGCGCTCGCTTTCATTTATGGCCAGGCCAGCACCGCTGCCGCCGCGCCGCGCCAGGCTCGGTTTTCCCCAACGGCATCGGCGAGGCACGTACCTGTGTCCTGTGCCCCGATGCGCAATGGCACTGCACGTACTACACGACGTAGAGACGTACGGTGGCATGGACGGGTCGGCGTCGAGCTATATATCGAGCGTGTTGTGCAGCGTGCGGGTGGTCGCTGCTGCATGCCGCGCCCATGTGCCGGGCGTGGGCGTACGTGCTGCCGCATTCGCAAACCCGCCCCGCCATGCCAGGCCACGCCGCGCATCTCCAGCCCGAGCAGAGCAGTGGCGCACCGGCACGGCGCCGTGTAGCCTAGTGTAGCGCGCGGTGCGCACAGGCAGCAGCAGTGGCCACCGCTTGCTTGCCTTCTGTTGTGGTTTACCCAGCTGCTCCCCCGCCAGTCCGTTACTGTTCCGTTTCAACTCAGCGCACAGTGGCGCGGCCACGTTCCGGGTGCAGTCCGCGCACTGTGCACGCTCGCATTCGTTCCTTTTGTTCCTGCACTGCACTCCTAGCGACCTAGCGGCTTTCTGATACTCCTACTAATATACCGGTCGCTGTGTGCGTACGCCTTGTCACTGCATGCCGGCGCATGCCTTAGGCTTGTTCGGTTAATCCTCCCCCAAGAGAATTGAAGGGGTTTGACAAGAATTGGTTTGTATTTTGACTTATAAGAGGTTTAAATCCCCCTCAAACCCCTTCAATCCACTCGGATTCGCATgcaaccgaacaaggccttaggagggaggaggggatcggagaagggagcagagaggggTAAATGTGGTGCCTGCGCCTTTCTGAAGCATGCTTCATGGCGCGTGTAGGAGCTATCGGTTCTGCGCGCGCGGCGTGGTGGTGTTGTTTGGCTCGGTAACTCTAGGGGTATTCCTCGGTTTGGCATTTCTGGAGCTGGTACAACGGGTTGCGACGAATTTATACAGTTGCGCGTGTGCAGTACAAAGCCAAACATTCAGAGATGATCTATCTTGCAAGACCCATTGGGTATTCTCGGTTTAAAGAATGAGATGATTAAACTAAGACTCTGGCAACCAACATCAGAGTCGTTGTAGTATAGTGGTAAGTATTCCCGCCTGTCACGCGGGTGACCCGGGTtctatccccggcaacggcgttttTTAATTTTCTATCATAGGTAGCTATGAACAGCAATTTTTTTTTTACTTGAGCCATGAAGAGCATTGATCGTAGGTAGAGCTATATGAGAGGTCACATGAAAACAAGTGAAGGACACGACTTCCATGTCTTCAACTAGATTGCGCGTAGTACAGGTAAGTTTATTTTTCTGGGGGTAGGAGAAGTAGGTTATGATACCAGGTCTCGGTGCCAGGCCGCCCCTACGGCCCTACCTCACATATGAGAGACTGACCCTGAGACCAGCAAAACATCGCTTCAACAAAGAGCGTAACCACTATAGACCGGCAAAAAATCGCTTCAACACACACGATCGGATCTCTGTTATCTTCAAGTGCTGGGAGGCGCCTTCAGGGATGCAGAAATGTAACCACTGGAGACGCAACTTCTTCAACACAAAGCGCTGTACATGAAACATTCATGCTGTAAAAGGCGGATATCAAAACTTCAAAATTATTCCGCAGAGTAACTAGAaaatgggtgggagatggaaatacAGTGATGATCATGTCCATACATAGCATTTCGAGAATTAACACAAAGAAATTCACTTTCACAGTTCCAGACTTCCAGTACCACTGAAACTCAATCAACAAAAACACTCAACGAATAATAATTCGGTTCTGAGTTTACGGTCTGCCTCTTGTCATAAACTACCGGCTCAGGAAGCATagttgaacatacatacatactgcCGCCGTTGAAACAATATACGGAAAGGTGGAAATAAGGCAGATGCCGGGAATaaaacacaaacaaacaaaaaagagtGGACAAGATCCAGCAATCTTCTTCAATGGGAACCAAGGTTTAAGCAGATCCAAACTCGGCCATCCACTTCTCGTGACGTTCAATATCAGACGGCGACACACTCTTCTGGACCTTGACCAAAGCTTCTTCAAAGTCACACATGGCTACCGGGTCCTTTGAGATATCATCCTTTGACATGTTCTTGATCTCATCACGGGTCTTGCCTGCAATCTTTCGCCTCATACCATTCATCGAAGCATCACGACAAACATTTGTCAGGTCATCCCCACTATACCCTTCTGTCCTTCGTGCGACTTCATCGATGTTAACGTCAGTAGCTACCTGTTGATACAAAGCGGGGCGTTAGTAAGCAACATGAGATATTAAACAGTGACTTACCATCAATATAGATGACGCAGTATGATTACTGAACAGTACCTGTGAATGCAATAAAACCACAACAACTAAATGACGAAAAGATGAGCAAGAAATGCTTTAGTACTCCCtcagtccagaaatacttgtcgaagaaatgcataaaaatgaatgcatctagaactaaaatacatctagatacatccattcctccgacgagtatttccggacggagggagtacatcataccTCAACCGTTCTAAGATTTATGCTGATGAGTGACTTTCTGCTTTCAAAACTTGGAAGTGGAATATAGATACGCTTTTCCAGCCTCCGCCTGTGCCAATCAAGATTCGGTGAGTTAAAAAACCATATGTGCCAGAGGAATAGTAACATAAATATAGTTCCAGTAGTAGAGCATGTAGCTAGCACGCTGACTGACAAACAAATtggcaggaaaaataaaacctgtaGTTTCACTGCAGAAAAGAACTGTTTATTGCGGCAGACAATATAAATAGGGAAACGGCACATTAATCAATGTAGAGGCATGAGAGCAGTTAAAATTCAGAACACCCAGATACCACTCTAGCCCGCAAAGGTAGTGAACAGAAACAGAACTCAAGTTACAGATGCTCAAGGCTCTGATCTTACTCCATAAAACGGCGACATGACAAATGTAGCATGAACTAAACAAAAGAATCATTTGCCTTATTTGAAGGAAACTAGTAAATGTGTACATGCAATGCATGTTAATATTAAGGGAAAACTTAATTGCAAACTGATATTAGGTAGGATATCAATTAAGCATTAATTACGTGGATAGTGTAGCCGTCGATAATTGGTATAATATTAATTGCACGTTAAACACGTTGAGTGCTTGCCGTTGGAGCAATATAGGTCGTTGGATTAACATGATTTGATGGCTGAGATttgtttggatctgcccctttgggtctttttatattggtatagatatatgtACTACGCTTCACCTCTGGTGATCTCTAACTACAATAGTAACACAACTGAAGAAATCAATCCGGTCTCTTACTCTAACAGCAACACAACACTAGAAATCAATCAGGTCTCTAACTCCAATAGCAACACAACTCTAGAAACAAATCCGGTCTCTAACTCCAATAGTAACATAACTCAAGAAATCAATCATCTTGTACAAATCCAGATATTATGCCAAGAGTTTTGATACTACCAGTAGCACCTCCAAATTAATAAATGCAAATACGAGTGAAAGAGTTTGCCAACCTGAGTGCTTCATCAATATCCCATGGAAAGTTCGTAGCTGCCAGAACCATAACAATTTTCGGCTGACCATCTTCATTGGTAGAGCTATTGTTAACACCATCTATTTGCACTAGAAGTTCAGACTTTACCCTCCTCGATGATTCATGCTCACCAGAAGCTCTGAACAAATACATAAATTGATAAATCTGGGCACGGTATTTTCTAAATGAAGATAAATAAAATATAAGAACTGGCAGTTTCATATTTTCATTACATTTGCCTGTCAAGCTTAATTAAAAAGAGATATATAAAAAGCACAAGAATGTTCTCTTCTGCGACATGTAACTTATTTACCAGGCAAAACAATTAAGAATGTCTTCAAGTTTAAGCTACAAAGCTGTTGGGAAAATTGTCATTATCTTGGCCGGCATTAATAGAACTTGAACTTGTACGGCGAACAGCAAAATGTATAGTCACATACCCACGAGATGTGCATAGGGAGTCTATTTCATCAATGAAGATTGTACTTGGAGCGTAGGCCCTTGCAAGTTCAAATAAACAACGGACCATGCGCTCACTCTCCCCCCGCCATTTCGAAGCCAATGTTGCAGAAGAAACATTAAAGAATGTTGTTCCACATTCTGTAGCTACTGCCTTAGCTAAAAGGGTCTTCCCGGTACCTGGTGGGCCAAACATAAGAACCCCTTTCCAAGGTCGACGAATACCCTGAACAGAAATAGAACCCGAAGGAGTATGATGAGGCACATGTAACTTTAGACTGAATGGAACAGGGCACAGAAAAAGAGAAAATATACAAGATTAATATCATGAGTTACTAATTTTAGAAACTTGCGGTTAGCGTGATTGGGTATACATAATTTTAAATGACATATTATAAACCAGCCATATTAAAGAAAAAATAATAAGTGTGGATGTCCAGATGACTCATGTGCACCATGCTACCAAAGAAAGGCAGCAACTTTGTCCATGGTCATGATGTTAGATAGCAACAAGAATGAATAAACAGATAAAATAACAGACACTTCATTGAATAGCATAGTTCGAAATTCCAAATCGTTACCTGAAAATATTCAGGCATCCAGAGAGGAAGCACAACTGCTTCCTCAAGGAGTCTTTTGGCCTCACTAAGTCCTGCAACATCATCCCATCTGACTCCTGGGGTAGAGTCTAGAACATCTCTTTCAAGCATGGCAGCTAAGTCCCCATCCGGTCCTTCATACTGTGCCTTCTTGGACTTACCTTCTTCAGCATCGCTGCTCTGAAAGGAAAGgataagaaaaaaaatagaaaaattcagAAACGCGATTTGCATATAGCAGTACTCTGTAGTTCCATATCATCAAGTTGATCAAAAGGCTAAACCCAATAGAGGCAGGCACAAAAAAAAACATGTATATATGCGGATTCCAGTTCCCTCTAGCCTACCccatggacaggggtgcatggaagcttgctatccatgtgccagagccatgagttggttgcgagatcttatgggtttcacctctagcctaccccaacttgtttgggactaaaggctttgttgttgttgttgtgttgaTGCGGATTCCAGTTCCCTAATTTAGAAGGTAACAATAGATGCTCTCCTATTTCAGTATGCAATTGCTTTTGAGATGCTTGGTGATTTCAACATTATTCTTGTTGTGTGCACCATCATACTTCACGCCTATGGAATATGCACAACGAGGAGCTAGAAATAGATGATGATAGAGTATTCCTTCAGTATAGAGTTCAAAAAAAGTGTCTTCAATAACTATAAAAAGGTATGTTGCTCGGTATGACAAACTAAATGATTTTAGGAACAAATAGAGAACCCAAGTCGACATATTTAAGGCTATCTTCTAAAAAAAGGCTAACGTTAACTAAATGGCACCATTGACTTCAGTAGTATCTTGCAGAAAACTGTTAACTCCACTTTGCATACACCAACATATGTTGGAAATAATAGATGTAGCCACATTATGAAATCATACAATACAAAAACTAATATATAAGAAGTAAATATCCTGGATGACATTCAAaagctcctttttcttcttcttttggcaCTAGGCAGACAGGCAGGTAAACATTGCCAGCAGAAAAAGAAGCACTAAAAGTCTAATTCTCAAACATATATTTTCTCATTTATGGGTGCAGACAGAGGTAACTAACAACATCaacaaaatatactccctccgttcctaaatataagtctttgtagagattccactatgaactacatacggatgtatatagatgcattttaagtgtggattcattcattttgc contains:
- the LOC119276745 gene encoding katanin p60 ATPase-containing subunit A1-like, which gives rise to MANPLAGLQDHLKHARDYALEGLYDTSIIFFDGAIAQINKHLANLDDTFIRTKWMNCKKAISEEVEIVRQLDAQLKSFKEAPGTMRSSSPPIRSNNKSFLFQPLDEYPTSSPSTFDDPDVWAPPRDTNTPNRRSARGQSSARKSSQDGAWARGPSKTGTPSRGAKPSGSKASSAVRSSTASSTGGRKGKSSSSKADSASSDAEEGKSKKAQYEGPDGDLAAMLERDVLDSTPGVRWDDVAGLSEAKRLLEEAVVLPLWMPEYFQGIRRPWKGVLMFGPPGTGKTLLAKAVATECGTTFFNVSSATLASKWRGESERMVRCLFELARAYAPSTIFIDEIDSLCTSRGASGEHESSRRVKSELLVQIDGVNNSSTNEDGQPKIVMVLAATNFPWDIDEALRRRLEKRIYIPLPSFESRKSLISINLRTVEVATDVNIDEVARRTEGYSGDDLTNVCRDASMNGMRRKIAGKTRDEIKNMSKDDISKDPVAMCDFEEALVKVQKSVSPSDIERHEKWMAEFGSA